The DNA sequence ATGCGAtcctggaaaacaaaacaagtaataAAGGTTAGTTTTTTCGAAGCTAAGATTTATACATCagatgaaagctgaataaataagctttattAGGATtagagatacaactatttgaaaatctggaagatgagggtgcaaaaaaaatctaaatattaaaaaaaatcatgtcctTGGCGATGCATGTTACTTATCAAAATTAAGGTTCCATATATTGACGGTAGGAAATATTCAGAATATCCTCATGGATCATGATCTtcatgtcataaaaaaaatgcaatacaatgcattattggctattgctacaaatatacccttGTGACTTATGAATAacgattaaacattttttaaatgaaaaaatatctttattaaataatattaaacattttactagtatacatattatttgtagtttatttaatatttaaatatatttttttaaatatttattaattttagtttttacaaattttcttactatatttataattttgtctttttgaagAGAAAAGATACTATTTAAAGTCATCCCCTTTAATTCATGGGTCTGGTCTGTCAGAACTGAATCATGACACGCAGATTAAAGCGAACGCATCCTGAGTTTCACCCAGTTACCATACAGGATGGATTTAAAGCTTATCTCTAAGAGTCGTGAAATAACGACGTGCTACCAGCACAGGCTCACTCCTGACCTCCATCTGTCGGCGCAGTCACAGTTACAAAGCCTTTTTTTCTTCGTGGATGTCGGTACTTTAAAAATTCAATGAGATGAATGTGATATCTCGTGGTGTTTTTGGCTTAACCTTAATCCCTGCACGCGCACTATTTGTCCTGGGCAGGAGAGAAAAGAGGCACGGACCAGCCATGTGTCCACCCTCAAgaccaaacacaaacacatttgttttcgCATGATGTTCCACACATTTCCATGGGATGGAAAATTGTGTTCAGAGTTTAAGCATATTTATCTGCGCACCGCGTTCGGGGACTGCATAGTGCAAAAAGCAACCAAACGAGATAGAAGGTAAAAagttagtattttattttacagtacgtGTACACACTTGTGCTTGCGGCGTAAGAAAGTACTCCGTACATGCATGGGTTAGAGAttaagggaaaaataaagtgctacccaAAAATATTCAACTCAAAACGGTCTAGCTGCAGATGCTATAAGAAGATGTTAACTCAAAatggaaaatgtaataatatatatatatatatatatatatatatatatatatatatatatatatatatatatatttaaataggaaagaacattttcttgtttattttaatatattttagagtttgttttactgtttttttgtggcACATTGGGTGCAAAGAATCGGTGTCCTGAAGCAAAGCCAGCTGGGAACCGCTGATTTAGGAACACTTATTAGTGGTTTTAAACTgcttactaaaataaaataaaaaaacttggCTGATTGACGTCTTCATCTGTCCAACTTTCGTCTTGGATGAATAGCACTGGGGATGTGTGTAACttgtgaattattatattattattaaaagtattattttatatatatatatatatatatatatatatatatatatatatatatatatatatatatttaattttatttttattttttggaatataGTGTaacatttgatttatatttgtgatgcaaagctgaattttttcgTTATTAtttcatgatccttcagaaatcattctaatattcataCTTCATATCAAGGCTGAATACAGttgctttgaaatattttctcaggctttttgatataaatagaaagttaaataaatgcctttattGTCACTCCGATCAATTTAGTGCTAAAAGTgggctatttttaaaaaaaaaaaaaacttattgacCTCGAGCTCTGAAGGAGTATATATGCAACTCCATAAATCAGcagcttttaatgcttttgaaggGTCTGCCCCGTAAACCCGTGCTTATAAATCAGCATGGAGCGTAGTCTCCTGGAGAGAGGAGATAAACAGAGGTTCTTTCTGTTTCTAGCATTTAGCCCTTTACGAGATTTAGGAGGTTATCTTTTTGTGCCGAGAGCCATACCTCTATTCCAGCTTGGAGAGCGGGAATGGCCAAAACCGATTCGTCTGTTTTTCTCATACGCTCAGTACAATGATAAAGCATTAACGTCAGTTGTGAATGTTGTATGCCTGTAAACGCGGCGTTTTTCGTTACATGATGTTCCCTACATATCATAGGTTGTGTTGTTAAATTTTACGGTTCTGCGACACTGACCCTGCGTTCGCTGACAGTCGAGCAGAACAAATCTGCGTCTAACGCGTTTGTAATTCAATTCTCGTGCAAGCGGTTGTATTAAACGGGATGCGGCGATTATGGTTTTGGAAATGATTTGCTCTTGCCATTATGTTTCAGCATTGAGGCTCAACGTCCTTTTCATAAAACGGTTGGCTGTCTACATAGACGGCTGTCTTAAGAAGCATTGAGACTGTACGTTCGTAGaagaaaaaggtacaaaagctgccaCTGTGATGGTATCTTTTAAAAAGGTCTTTTCGTTTACCCCAAAACATTGCATATTAGTACCaagccccccaaaaaacattGATCTGAACTGATTCAGTGTAAAACTgtactgaaaacaaaaatcaataggACTTTTCCTGCTATTTTTCACACCCTAAACCTGTACATTTagcagtattttactgtaaaattacaagtCCTATTATAATTTACAGTGGAATTTTTTAATCACTGTTTCTTTCCTATACAATGCCAGTATGTTGTAAAAGTTAAAGGTAAAGTAAACTGGCATATTAACACTATTTCGGCTATTTCTgtaaactgtaaatttaagtgcTACTGTAAAAATTGTGCtacaacattttacagtaaaattccCGGCAACcgtagctgtatttttttaaatgtaaatgtgtttgtttctttagtaTTGGCATATTTAACTCCAAGTTTTAGTTTACTCCGTAAAACATTGTGCTaccatatttttacagtaaaattctaGCAAAATTCCTTAGTAATCTGGCATATGAACTCTATTTCAGCTCTAAAAATATTTGCCAAagtgtaaattatgtaaaatgtgtgtaaaaattGTGCTACCATATTTCGGTACAGTAAAACTCTGGCAACCtgtggtgtttttttaactgtgttttcatttatttccacatacaaataaatgctaatcACGATAATCACTGACTTTGAAAATGTTTGGCATTATTGACACAACACTATTGGCTAAAATAGtcaatgtgtttaattagattttAGCGGTTAGTCAGTGATTgatatattgataaaaaaatatgtgtttcaGATTCAGGAACAGGGTGATAATTCCCTGTTAATGACATGCGAGGGGACCCATGGGCTTTCTAATGAAGTCTTTTTTGCGGCTTACTGTGATTTCGTTCACTTTTATATCTCCCAAGCCACCCACTCACGTTTCTCTGTTTGCTCGGTGCGTTAAATGACTCGGAAAGTCTTAAATGGGATCAACAGTGACGGCATTGTATGGAAACAGTCTTTTTGGCACAAAACCGCATCTTTTAACCAATATGTATATCAATTGAACACAAGAAAAATGTTCCTtcctttacttttttcttttaagttgccagaatgtttttaaatgaacctCTGATTTACCCTTCAAGTCTTCAAAATGTTCCTCTGATCTAGAGAAAACCAGTAGGCAGATGTTCGGGTAGCTTTTTACTTTGTATAGCTTTTGCATCCAGGGTGTTGTTCCAGACTGACTCCAGATGTGGCTGTTATCCATTATAGCATTTCTCTTTGGGCTCTAAACGAACAATGAAATTCATACAACCAAATATAACATGAtgagaaatgtacatttaaccccctttaaaaaaacactcattCTCGTATGAATACTTCTCCATTAAATGACAGAacagaaacattaataaaagctgtgtttttgaGGTTGTCACAGCTGAAAACTGTTTGTTTGCATcagaaatgctttatttaaactgtGCCGAAGTACACAACGTGAATGGCCACCATCGATAGCGACCCATGCTCATCCGAAATCGGTCTCTTCGAAATTATACGTCTTGCACATTTCACGACGCGTTCAAAGCGGAATATCGAGTGAGAGGCGTTAACAGTCTGTTAAATTTTATCTCCACCAGATGCAAGTCTGCCAATGTTTTTTACAGGCTATCATTTCTCAAATCGAGGAACTAAACCCTAAACCCTAGACTTAACATTACACACCTAACCTAAATGAAGgtgtaaacaaaagcaaacgCGAGATAAAATTGCAACTTCTAAAGCAACCGTGTAATGTCAGCCTACTTCTGTTAGTATTTGAGCTCTTTTGCTGTGACTTGTTGAACTAGCCTCTTAAGGGCATAGCAAGCAGGTTAGTAATATGGAGCCGGTTACGTGATtcaaacatcaaaatatattagTTCGCGAATCATGCACTACGATAAAAGCATTTTGCAATCGTGTCGGCCAAAAACTCTTTATTATTGATAACATGACTCTAGTGTTTCGTATGAATAAAagttagtgtttttgtttttcactagGAGGTGGCAACTTAACTAGTCGCcttttagcatgcatattactagcatattggctgtacTTATGAAGCACATTTTTAATGCCTTATACTGTGGAACCCTATTTTAGATTTCCCTGATCCGACCCtgtacctaaacttaacaactaccttatacTAACTATTTattagcagcaaattaggagtttgttGAGGCAGAAGTCATAGTTAGCGCCGGTCCCCAAACTAAAGTGCGACCCTAGGCCTTTCATCTGGCACTTATGTTAATGTCTGTTAACTTAAGGTTTCGACCGCCGGCGTCATTTCTGGTCTGTAACCTCCAGGAAAACTAGACAGATCTCTGAAAATGCGTGTTGATGTCAGGAGGCTTTCGAAGCAATGTTAGTCCTAATCAGTTGGGAAGTGATCACTGCATTGGATGTGACATAAATCTATAATCTCTCTGGCAGCATTTACATCTTATTTCTTTGCTTTCATTTCACACAACTCTTGGCTGAACCATACGGTTGGTCCTCCTCCGTTACATGATGTGAACCTGAAGGAAATTCTGTTGTTCTTGATTCCTCTTTCTTTGCCCCTCATGAAGTCGTCCTTGTCTCGTCGATTCACTTTATTCGTGTGCATTCCACATCCTCGGTCACTCGCAAGGAAGAAGTCCTAATATCATCTTCCGCCATCTTGCCGACGAATGCTCTAGTTAGCGAGCGGCAGTTAGCGAGTTTGACGGCTCTGAAACACTTAGCAGCATTGTTCCTAACGCTCACAAAACACAGAGTGTTAATGACCCCGTTGCTCATGGCGATGCACTCGATGACGTAGAAAACGACCAGCGAGTTTCGGCCGCGCGTGATCAGCGCCGGGTAGAAATCGCGCAGCAGCGTGAAACTGTAGTACGGCGCCCAGCACATCACGTACGCCGCCAGAACCGCGATCAGCGCCACCACCGTCCTGCGCCGCCGCCGTAGCCGCTTGCGCAGCTGCTCCGTCGGAAACCCCGGGACGTTCTTGAACCACAGCTCCCTGGAGATGCGCGCGTAACAGACTGACATGGTGAGCACGGGCCCCAGGAACTCCacgatgaagatgaagaggaagtAGGAGCGGTACATGAGCTGCTGGTCTGCAGACCAGATCTGGGCGCAGAAGATCTTTTTGTCGTGGCCCAGTGCGCTGTGCGGGTATTCATGCACTGTCGCGAAGTAAGCCGATGGTACCGCGATGAGGACTGGGATTATCCAAACGCCGAAAATAATCCAGTACGCTGTTTGATACTTCATCCGGGGCTTCAGGGGATGAACGATAGCCATGTACCTGTTGAACAAATAAAACgctaaaaaaacatcttgaaaGCGgttgcatatatatgtatgtatatgtgtatgtgtgtgtctatatataaatatatatatatatatatatatatcttgcaTATAAATTTATTGCAGTGAGAAAACttctcacttttttaaaaaataacattattatttaggTTTGTATTTGTCTTACAGTAAGATGCTATCCACTCATATCTCTGTAAACAagtctttatattttatgcagtgTGGCCTTTTTAGGaataatctttttaataataataacaataataatataataataataataatcaagtaataatcttttacttttaaaaatacattttaaaaaagtaaaaacaagtaAGAGTAAACTTGAGCTGTGAATTTTGATTTCTTATGGCGTCTGCTTGCATCCCAGATTAAAGTTAAATACATTGAAATTAAAAGGAACTAAAACGTAAATGTTTTCATGAATTCAAAAATTTCGATTTTTAACTAAAAAGGGTCAGCTTTTGCATAAAGTATCTCCtgtataaaagtttaaaaagttttgttattagaatgaataaatctaaattaactCCCATATACacgcattatttttaaatcgaATACATTTATATCTTTACAATTCTTCGATTCTCGGTTCGTAGCATTTGGACCGAGTCCGGATTTGAATCTGCTTTAGGAAACTGTGAGCATCGGACTGGATCTGGTTTTCGGTGTGGGGGTGTTTGTGGTGGATTTGTAAGGCTATTTATCAAACATCTCCAAGCTCAAATCCTGGGAAATGAATCAGGATTATGCGTCTGGCACGCAGCAGTCTATTAACACTCACTGACTCACAGACCTCTCTGTCTGATCTGATCACTGCTCCCTGTGCTTAATGAGATATTTCATAACCTTTTGACTTTCATGGGGAATAGCAGGCTCCTCTATCACTTGTTCTCTAAGTGAAATGTACAGCACTATTTCTACTCATTTAAACTCTGTCTATTTTGATTAACAGCACATTTTTGCCCAAAGCTGCTCTTGTTTTCTCGCATGCTGTGAAGTCTCCCTGTCCCCTTTAATAGCTCTAAATGTATGAATGATAAGCATACATTTGGTTTGTTAATTCATCTGTATGTCGCTTGAAGTTATGATATtccaaagttcaaaagaattcTGTTCGTCCCAAAGGAAACCTTTGCAATCTTTACCGGCTCGACATGGAACAAGAGTCTCACAGAGTGAACAGAATGTCCCTTTCCCCCCGAATACATGTGGTTACTGTGATGCATGggattttttttcaactttattAAATTTACTATTGCTATGTATCGTCTGTGCTGTTTTGCGAGTTCACAAATAAGAAGTCAGAGTTCATGGGAAACGGCATGCTTGGGAGTAACAGGTTAGACGATTTTATGAATGGCTTTGTAAGATGAGagtggctctgttccaaaacctaatTGGTTGCCTAAGTAGTGAACGTTTTAAGGCTTTCTCATAATGCACTACAGAAAGCTCAGTACAAATAATCGATCTATAAAACAATCACTTTCTGACGCACATCGTGGGGTGTGACATGGCTTTAGTTGACCCTAATGTCGAAATctaatagcaataaataaacttaGAAAATAGATAAGTCTATTTTAGCTGATATTTGTAAACAGAGGGTCTTCTTTATGCTTATTAGGGTATGATGTGCCAGCTTAGTTGAGGCTAGTATCAAAAtcaatagcaataaataaacttaGAAGGTTTAATTTTGGGTGGGTTGAACACGAACATGTCAAATGATTTGCTTGCGATTCGATTAAAAGGAAACAAACTGCAAGGACCGACTAATGGGTTTACCTTAAGATCTTTACAGGTGCTGAATATTGGATGTACTGTACTTTGTGGCAGATGGTAATTTTCGGAGCCACCGAGGCTGTTGGCGAAGGCTAAAAACAGCATGTTCTCCCCGGCCATTCAAATATTGACATGCTGGTTAGCTAGCTTAGCTTCAGGGATCGGCCAAACGTGATGCAAGCACCGTGCAATTCAGCGGCGCGCCGGAGAACATTTCAGGTGTTCTGAATCTATGAATGAAGTCTCTAATCCTGCCTTCGTGTGCTTCAGAGAAGTTCCTGCTTGTGAGATTGGAAGTCCTAAATATGACTTCATGCAAGTTTAAGTTGGATTAATAAATGTGCGAGCTGAATACTTTTCACGTAGCTCCATCCATCAATACGGTACAAACCCAAAGAGGTAAGCAACTCAATTAAACAAGTTAAGAAAACTATCAAATCTATGGGATATGTGAGCTAAAAATTGCATacgatattaatattataaagttTGATGTTTGTATGCTTTTGAAAGACGTCCTTTATACATGTCAAGGCTGGATAACACTGTagtttacggttacacctattagttttttttaattagcatgcatgttactaCAATATTAGGCATTTGTTAATAGTAATGAAGCATACATTAAgacttattctacatccttaatcctacccaatacctaaacttaacaactaccacGCTAACGTaagaaaatgactttaattaagcatttattGAAGGAAAAATCGTAGTTATTAGTTAACAAGTACTACCTATTCTACCTATTTTTTTCcgtttcattattttttgtatttctgtgattAAATGCaagattttcagcatcattcatcATTCGTGCTGATTCCTAATTTAGTGGAAATTATAtcttttagaaaaatgtacagTCTCTTTATTATCCAATGCATACTTTATGAATTGAATTTCTTTTAAcgcataaatgaaaaaagaccAATTTTGTACCCCGTTCGTAGAAAATGGCACTTTTTCATGAATGCAAcaaccttttaaaaattaatgcacATCATTAGTCCTGTTTGAAGCTACAGTGAATAATGGGAGATTTCGTGCTCGTTACCAAAACCAATTAACCAGGATTATTTAGCAGACTCAGCTCAGAGAAACAGATGCTCACCTGTCCACAGCGATGGCTAGCAGGGCATTGGTGGACACGTAGAGAGACACAGTCCTAAGGTAGTTAATGGAGACGCAAAGCACAATCCCATGATCCCACGACAGCCGCTTGACCACGTAATAATCCACCAGAAAGGGACAGCACACAGTGGCCACCAGGAAGTCTGATATTGCCAAGTTGGCGATGAGTAAATTGGTGAGATTCCTTAGTTTTTTGTAGCGTGCCAATGAGGCTATAAAGAGGCAATTCCCAACGCCGCAGACTAGCATGATGCAAACCAGGACCGCCGCGATGACGATTGTAGCCACGAAGAACGCTGGTCCCTGAGTGGTGTCTGGGATCTCATCCGCTGGAACCTCGTAATCCAGAGGGATGTCGTAATTGGCCAGGAGCTCATGCGGGCTTCCCGACGGCTGGATGAGAGTCCATGTCCCAGCGGAGGTGCTTCTGTTGTCTTCTCCCATCTTTTCACTGGTCCGTCGGAGCGCCAGGATCTTTCAGATACTCATTCGAATACATCTCCGGCTGCAAAATTAAGAATATTAGTTTCCACAACGCTCTTTAAAAGAACATTCACTGTTGGTCTggtgttattgtttatttttaaagataaactTTCTTTATTTGCATCGATGATTGCATTAAGAACCTTCCATGGAATCCGTTTATTCCTTTATCCACCTTATTTCTAAACGCATGAGCAAGCCTGTGGGTGAGACCTCCGGGTCATTAGCCTCTTATAGAGtaatactgaaatgtattttggtGTATTTTGGCAGTTTAAAACTATTTGCACTTCAGCATCAGCTTACATCTCATTTTGATGCTTcgtggaaaaaaaagatattcattTTGGAGTGCttctaatggaaaaaaaaaacaaaaagcgtaTTCACAAACTTAGAGATCACTGAGAGATGTGTGTATGAGAGTCAAAACGAGAAGAGTTTGGAGAGCAAAGCTCACAGATGGCCACATTATGGGTGGATTTATGATAATGCTCAAATTTTGGTGCATGTTTACATAAAACTtaacttgttttctttaaaacaaaacggAATTCTCTACCCCCTTCGAAAATAAAGCTTAGAAAAGGACTTTTTTGCACCggaaaattacaattttagtCCCAAAGAATGTTTCAGTGAGCAGTTCTTAACGTAATAATTTTCTGTTAGtgcaaagaatattttaataaaccgAAGAACCTGAAGAAAGATTGTGGGTTGTTTCGATTTCCTATTATTGTTGACACTTATAAGCTATACGTTTGCAAATAGCCCCTGTGTACTATTAGTCTAAATGATGAGAAGCTAATAAAATAGGTTTATACAAACATGACCTAAAGGACACTAAGcttctataataaaaatataaatcacagTTAAACAAGGGATAGGAATGTAGGGATGGCTCTTTAATAAACAGACTACAATTGATCaatcaaagacaaaacaagcaATGTTATACAAAGTAAAATAACTGCATTACAGAGCAAccaaaaatatgtacaataaaGCATGCGCAATGAACATAATGCCCGCAATTCAGTGTGGCGCATAATAAACCTAATTTATCGTGAGCTATTTGCTAGTATTCATTTAAGTTGAAACGAACCCCAACAACCGCTTAAGATTTAAATGCCTACAAACTTTCTATAAGCTGTTAGCTAGGATCCATACGCATGCTCAGCTCAACCGCtttcttttacagaaaaaaGCACACATCTGCAGGGAAAAAAACTGAGCCATTGCACTTtctgcagagaaataaaaagtCGTGCATACCCCACCTTCAAGTCATTTCTCCTTTAGTTTCGCTCGCCTGGTTCTCCGCGCGAGGACGTGCGCATCTTCTGTAGTTTCTTCTGCGTGTGATCGCGAGTGAAGCGGTTCTCCCAGCCGATGAATCAAGCAGCTCTCGGCGCCTCGTGCCCTCTAGCGGCGCTGCTGCGCGTCAAATCATCCTCGCCGGTCGACCTCTTCGACAGTtcaactgtttttcttttttatatgtgtataaacaTGCGCTAATAAATTCCCCGGCGCTCAGCTTCGAAAACAAAATGTCGTCGAACGCACTTCGTTACTAAGCAACCGTAACCCGCGACCGTTGGGCCTAGGgaaagagtttatttttattaatcttattttagtcgctgtacaacaacaacaacaacaacaacacagttttattattaaaaaggcTTTTGGTGGTTCGGCGTTATTGTTAATTAGTTGCCAAGGAAGTTAAACGACAGATAATCATGTgactaaaatgttaattttgttgttAACATTCGGTCATTTCAAACAGTCCTATCACGGAATATTACTGttgattatttaacatttatttatcaaataataaataatagttttccAACTTTACACTCATTCGCCGTTAAACAATGCCGTGGCGCGCTGGAAGTAAAGCCCCGCccttctttgatttgattggccaATTTAATCTTCCTGACACTGAAGACACGGAAGCgctgtcttttttcttttaaatcaccCTAACAACAAACACTGTAAGTACTGTATTTTTTCTGCGTGAGAGGTGTGTAGATTTCTCAAAGCGTGAGAGTTGGCGGCGCTGCTTAAAATCACAAAACGGTGCACTCAAGTGGCGGTTTGTATCATTAATCCAGAGCGAAACATGAAAAtggcgggaaaaaaaaactttccccCCTCATACTGCAACAATGAGCATTTGTCATTTTGCAACTTTGGCTATTTTTGCGCTCCTGTTTAGTTCAGTGAAAGGTGTCATTGTgaacttgatatatatatatatatatatatatatatatatatatatatatatatatatatatatatatacctatatatgtTTCTAGTTTGATTTACTCATGTAATTGTTTGATACCTTACTGTCTGGTTCTAGTACCTTAAGAGAAACAATCAAGTTCAACTTCAGATATAAATAACTGACTAGCACTGATGGATGAGAAGAGATTTTATCAGGTTATTTTTATAggcaaataaatcaaatcttgTAACCCATGTTCAGCTCCATATTTCACCCAATTATCTAGGGAAatataagaaattatattttgcttaaatatacTGAAGACTACTTTAGGAGCATTAGCATTTTCCAACCGTGTCACAATATTATCTCAAGTTGCAATGCATGCCATTTAgacagaatgcaaaaaaaacggTATTAATCATCTTTAAACAGACTTCATTGTCTTAATGCAacatatttctcttttaattcagtgttgaaatatgactttttctgtggGATTCTCGAGATGAGCTTCTGTTTTGCTGAAGGCTGAGACGGAGGACGAGCCATCTGGACGAAGAAGGAAGCGAAACAGGTGTGTTAATGATTTATTCACATGTAGACAAAGATGCTCGCGCCGTCCTCCAACTCCTTCACCCGCCGACAGAATCATTTCTGAGCATCCTCTAAATTTACAGCTCCGGTGCGGCAGATTGCTGCCGGGACAAACATATATTCCTCCCTTTCTCTAAATCACTCCCAAACGCACCCCGTCCTGGAGCCATAAATGCGGCCCTGAATCCACAAGCGGGCCCGAATATCAAACGGTGATCTTGTAGCAAAGCGGCGGGACGGAATGAGAGCGTTCACGTCATAACGAGTGAAGCTCATTACAGCAGGAAGTGAAGAAGCAGTCAGGCTTTAATGGTGGGCAGCTGTGTACATCCATTAAACTGCATGAGAGCTCCGGTGAACCCGTCTGACGGCAGCGGCAGAGCGGGTCCTTCCCAAACGCACTGAATGTCTGAATGTCCAGCACGCTTGACTTACTTCACAGATTGCGCGAGACTACCTGATGTGAGAGCGCCGCAGAAAGAGATAATTGGGCTGAGGAGAGATCAGTGGCCTGCTCTTTTACAGTTAATCGGGGATGACGGTCGCTGAGATCTTCTCATTGTGATCACTGTCTTTATGAAAAGACTGTCCGTGAAGTCTATTTCGCACACTTAACCGATCGCAACGGGAAAgtgataaaatcattttaaagtttttgggCGGTTGCTATATAGTAGTTAGTTTGTTAGTTAGTTTTCGTTGGTTGCTATTTTTTGTAAGCAGTGCTGGGTAGATTTCTTACAAATTGTAGTCTGTTACTGATTACGTGCTTAAAATTAAAGCTAGTAAAGgttacttttttatgtaatgcttttaattaacgcaaataatgtttttaattaatgtgattaatcacgattactcacttccaaaataaagtttttttacacaccctttccaatatatatatatatatatatatatatatatatatatatatatatatatatatatatatatatatatatatattatatttttatgttttatatttctatgtttgtagatataaatatatatatatatatatatatatatatatatatatatatatatatatatatattatataaaatataagagtATGAATATATCAATgcgtgtaaatatttattatttataaaaaattatattgtatgtttttaaacactatatttatgaatgcacaataaatatacacagcacacatacatttataataacataaaaacatttttggatgtgatttaggACACTTGTGATTTAGATCacttgtgattaatcacaattaatcattttacagtttaatgtaCCGTACTGATATTcaaaaagacaaagagaaagtATATATTgga is a window from the Puntigrus tetrazona isolate hp1 chromosome 1, ASM1883169v1, whole genome shotgun sequence genome containing:
- the prokr1a gene encoding prokineticin receptor 1a codes for the protein MGEDNRSTSAGTWTLIQPSGSPHELLANYDIPLDYEVPADEIPDTTQGPAFFVATIVIAAVLVCIMLVCGVGNCLFIASLARYKKLRNLTNLLIANLAISDFLVATVCCPFLVDYYVVKRLSWDHGIVLCVSINYLRTVSLYVSTNALLAIAVDRYMAIVHPLKPRMKYQTAYWIIFGVWIIPVLIAVPSAYFATVHEYPHSALGHDKKIFCAQIWSADQQLMYRSYFLFIFIVEFLGPVLTMSVCYARISRELWFKNVPGFPTEQLRKRLRRRRRTVVALIAVLAAYVMCWAPYYSFTLLRDFYPALITRGRNSLVVFYVIECIAMSNGVINTLCFVSVRNNAAKCFRAVKLANCRSLTRAFVGKMAEDDIRTSSLRVTEDVECTRIK